Proteins encoded by one window of Erysipelothrix rhusiopathiae:
- a CDS encoding ABC transporter ATP-binding protein, with translation MKNIVEMNHITKTFPGIRANDDVTISLREGEILALLGENGAGKSTLMSVLFGMYQPDSGEIVIRDKVTQINNPHEATYHKIGMVHQHFKLVDNFTVTENIILGVETVERGMVRLGDARKDIIELSNRYNLNVDPDAKISDISVGMQQRVEILKLLYRESDVMIFDEPTAVLTPQEIQELMAIMKQLRSEGKSIIFITHKLNEIKEVADRVSVLRKGKFIGTVNVKDVTVDEMSEMMVGRKIDLNIDMKPQERGEVVLEVTNINVASSHGNHDAVKAASFALHEGEIVSIAGIEGNGQHELVYAIAGMLPITQGEIVLKGESIEDKSIRYRNTHGISHIPEDRHKDGLVLDYKLDFNLVLKQYFTDRFQKNGMLRFDKIETYARKMIEKFDIRSSKGPSSVVRSMSGGNQQKAILAREIDMGSEVLMAVQPTRGLDVGAIEYIHNQLVAQRDAGKSVLLVSYELSEIMNISDRILVMYNGEFVGEFKPEDITQQELGLYMAGAKRGTLNGKN, from the coding sequence ATGAAAAATATTGTTGAAATGAATCATATCACCAAGACGTTTCCAGGCATTAGAGCCAATGATGACGTCACAATTTCACTTCGTGAAGGGGAAATTCTAGCGCTACTGGGTGAGAATGGTGCTGGAAAGTCAACGTTGATGTCTGTGTTGTTTGGGATGTACCAACCAGACTCGGGAGAAATTGTCATTCGTGACAAAGTTACTCAAATCAATAACCCTCATGAGGCAACCTACCATAAGATTGGTATGGTACACCAGCATTTTAAACTGGTGGATAATTTTACGGTTACTGAGAATATTATTTTAGGAGTTGAGACCGTTGAACGCGGGATGGTCCGCCTTGGGGATGCTCGTAAAGATATTATCGAATTAAGTAATCGATATAACCTTAATGTAGATCCGGATGCAAAAATTTCGGATATATCAGTAGGGATGCAACAGCGTGTCGAAATTCTGAAATTACTTTATCGTGAAAGTGATGTCATGATTTTTGATGAGCCAACGGCTGTGTTAACACCGCAAGAAATTCAAGAGTTAATGGCAATTATGAAGCAACTTCGATCTGAAGGAAAATCAATTATTTTTATTACTCATAAATTGAACGAAATCAAAGAAGTAGCTGATCGTGTGTCGGTTTTACGTAAAGGGAAATTTATTGGTACCGTCAATGTAAAAGATGTAACTGTCGATGAAATGTCCGAAATGATGGTGGGTCGAAAAATTGATTTAAATATCGATATGAAACCGCAAGAGCGGGGTGAAGTAGTATTAGAAGTTACAAACATTAATGTTGCTTCTTCTCATGGAAATCATGATGCCGTTAAAGCAGCGTCATTTGCATTGCATGAAGGTGAAATTGTAAGTATTGCTGGTATTGAAGGTAATGGACAACATGAATTGGTTTACGCAATTGCTGGAATGTTACCGATAACACAGGGCGAGATCGTCCTTAAAGGTGAAAGCATTGAAGATAAATCAATCCGATACAGAAATACTCATGGGATATCGCATATTCCCGAAGACCGTCACAAGGATGGTTTAGTTCTTGACTATAAATTGGATTTCAATCTTGTATTAAAACAATATTTTACAGATCGTTTCCAAAAAAATGGAATGCTTCGTTTCGATAAAATCGAAACGTATGCACGTAAAATGATTGAAAAGTTTGATATTCGAAGTTCAAAAGGACCGAGTTCTGTTGTACGTAGTATGTCTGGTGGGAATCAACAAAAAGCTATATTGGCTCGTGAAATTGACATGGGATCGGAAGTTCTGATGGCTGTTCAACCAACACGGGGTCTTGATGTAGGTGCAATTGAATATATACATAACCAACTTGTAGCACAACGCGATGCTGGAAAGTCTGTTCTTCTCGTATCGTACGAATTGTCTGAAATTATGAACATCAGCGATCGAATTCTTGTAATGTACAATGGAGAATTTGTAGGTGAATTTAAGCCAGAAGATATTACGCAACAAGAACTTGGCTTATATATGGCTGGAGCAAAGCGGGGTACTCTAAATGGTAAAAACTAG
- a CDS encoding BMP family lipoprotein produces the protein MKSKFMILFMSLILLGACSSKSTEDQKTSEIALITDIGTIDDHSFNQESWEGIIDFCKEHNVSYKYYRPENKDDIAFYSEIQKAIEEGGAKVVVLPGFYFEATAAKVQNDFPKTKFILIDALPKPNESGTIDIRDNLVPVLFREEQAAYLAGYVTALEGYTKVGFVGGAKIPAVERYGMGFLRGLQEGAKSMNKTIDLKYKYSGAFEPSTEVQMLGSSWYNEGTEIIFGSAGGAGQSIIKAAEDTDKRYIGVDVDQSYLSSKVVYSATKGIRKTVKNLLVENSEDKFPGGKRLSVDLNNEGVGLAFDESRLNQIGKRDIKALLEKTKKEILDDKLVILTEHDEQGDVFTDQSLFPNLKIDYYR, from the coding sequence ATGAAATCCAAATTTATGATTTTGTTTATGAGTTTAATTTTGCTTGGGGCATGTTCTTCAAAGTCAACAGAAGATCAAAAGACTTCGGAGATTGCTTTGATTACGGATATTGGTACGATTGATGACCACTCATTTAATCAAGAATCTTGGGAAGGTATTATTGATTTTTGTAAGGAACATAATGTTTCATATAAATATTATCGACCAGAAAATAAAGATGATATAGCATTCTATAGTGAAATTCAAAAAGCAATTGAAGAAGGTGGGGCTAAAGTTGTAGTCTTACCGGGATTTTATTTTGAAGCAACAGCGGCTAAAGTGCAAAATGATTTTCCAAAGACTAAGTTTATTTTAATTGACGCTCTACCTAAACCTAATGAGTCGGGAACAATCGATATTCGGGACAATCTAGTTCCTGTTTTATTTAGAGAAGAACAAGCTGCGTATTTAGCTGGATACGTTACTGCACTTGAGGGTTATACGAAAGTAGGATTTGTTGGTGGCGCTAAAATTCCTGCGGTAGAACGTTATGGAATGGGTTTTCTACGAGGCTTACAAGAAGGCGCTAAAAGTATGAATAAAACGATTGATCTTAAATATAAATACTCAGGGGCATTTGAGCCATCTACTGAAGTTCAAATGCTAGGTTCGAGTTGGTATAATGAAGGAACGGAAATTATTTTTGGTTCAGCTGGCGGTGCTGGACAGTCAATCATAAAAGCCGCTGAAGATACAGATAAACGTTATATCGGAGTAGATGTTGACCAATCGTACTTAAGCAGTAAGGTGGTATATTCCGCAACGAAGGGTATTCGAAAAACGGTTAAGAATCTTCTCGTTGAGAACTCTGAAGATAAATTTCCAGGTGGGAAACGATTAAGTGTCGATTTAAATAATGAAGGTGTGGGTTTGGCTTTCGATGAATCCAGATTAAATCAAATCGGTAAAAGAGATATTAAAGCACTTCTTGAAAAAACAAAAAAAGAAATTCTAGATGATAAATTGGTAATTCTAACAGAACATGATGAACAGGGAGATGTTTTCACTGATCAAAGTTTATTTCCAAATCTAAAAATCGATTATTATCGCTGA
- a CDS encoding BMP family lipoprotein, giving the protein MKKLFSSVLVVLLALTLTACSGGEKAQDGKGAEIALITDVGTIDDRSFNQGSYEGVKQYGDENKVTYTYYRPVAKDDEAYFNEIEKAITEGGAKVVVMPGFLFANAAFRAQQEFPDVNFIFVDGAPSETPQSEPVIGPNMYSVVWEEQQAGFLAGYAAVKDGYTKLGYIGGMKVPAVEKFGLGYVYGANHAAEELGITVDMMYKYSGTFEASQEVQMLASGWYAGGTEVIFVSAGGAGPSVFKAAEDKEAKVIGVDVDQAGESETIITSALKELQLAVYEGLKAHYDGKFPGGTQHAYNINDDGVGLPKNFDRFKTFKQEDLDKVIADMKADKDGVTSAIKKQHADDFSDVISDPILKNINITFIK; this is encoded by the coding sequence GCTCAAGATGGAAAAGGCGCAGAAATCGCTTTGATTACTGACGTTGGTACAATTGATGACCGCTCATTTAACCAAGGTTCATACGAAGGCGTTAAACAGTATGGAGATGAAAACAAAGTTACATATACATACTACCGTCCCGTTGCGAAAGACGACGAGGCATACTTTAACGAAATCGAAAAAGCGATTACTGAAGGGGGCGCTAAGGTTGTTGTTATGCCAGGATTTTTATTCGCTAACGCAGCATTTAGAGCACAACAAGAATTTCCAGATGTAAACTTTATTTTTGTAGATGGTGCTCCTTCAGAGACACCACAGTCAGAACCCGTTATTGGTCCTAATATGTATTCAGTTGTTTGGGAAGAACAACAAGCTGGATTCTTAGCAGGATATGCTGCAGTTAAAGATGGCTACACTAAATTAGGTTACATTGGTGGTATGAAAGTTCCAGCTGTTGAAAAGTTCGGTTTAGGTTATGTTTACGGAGCAAATCACGCAGCTGAAGAATTGGGTATTACAGTAGATATGATGTACAAATATTCAGGTACATTTGAAGCGTCACAAGAAGTTCAAATGTTAGCATCAGGTTGGTATGCTGGTGGAACTGAAGTTATCTTTGTTTCTGCTGGTGGTGCTGGACCTTCAGTATTTAAAGCTGCAGAAGATAAAGAAGCTAAAGTTATTGGTGTAGATGTGGACCAAGCTGGCGAAAGTGAAACAATTATCACTTCAGCATTAAAAGAACTTCAACTTGCTGTTTATGAAGGATTGAAAGCGCACTATGATGGAAAATTCCCTGGTGGAACACAACATGCTTACAATATCAATGATGACGGTGTCGGATTACCTAAGAACTTCGACCGTTTCAAAACTTTCAAACAAGAAGATTTGGATAAAGTTATTGCAGATATGAAGGCAGATAAAGATGGTGTTACTTCAGCAATCAAGAAACAACATGCTGATGATTTCTCAGATGTTATCAGCGATCCAATCTTGAAAAACATTAATATCACATTTATTAAATAG
- a CDS encoding ABC transporter permease: MVKTSSIGTKIKKFFANEGNHAVIASFLAIIIGLFVGFLVILLTTPQYALSAFWIILKGGFHHNLRGMGNVLFRAAPIILTGLSVGFAFKTGLFNIGASGQFTVGAFTAVYIGVNWTWMPAGTGWIVGLIGGALAGALWGAIVGILKAYRNVNEVIASIMLNYIGMYAVNYLITNTAFDSVHSRTLPPVNAYLPVLGLNKIFPRSSVNIGIVIAIVMAILIYIILEKTKFGFELKAVGYNRHASRYAGINEKKSIILSMTIAGALAGLGGAVMYLANVGKYMDVLNVLLTEGFDGISVALLAQSNPIGIILSGLFIAHITYGGNNLQLFGLEPEIISVITATIIYVSALTILLKGFIAKVTKNSGGDN; the protein is encoded by the coding sequence ATGGTAAAAACTAGTTCGATTGGTACAAAAATTAAAAAATTCTTCGCAAATGAGGGGAATCACGCTGTTATTGCATCCTTTCTTGCGATAATTATTGGATTGTTTGTTGGGTTCTTAGTAATCTTACTAACAACACCTCAATATGCATTAAGTGCATTTTGGATAATTCTCAAAGGTGGTTTCCACCATAACCTACGTGGTATGGGAAATGTTCTATTCCGAGCAGCTCCAATTATCCTGACGGGGTTATCGGTTGGATTCGCATTTAAAACGGGCCTCTTTAACATCGGAGCTTCAGGACAGTTTACAGTTGGTGCATTTACTGCAGTCTATATTGGCGTTAACTGGACTTGGATGCCTGCGGGTACTGGTTGGATTGTAGGTCTAATCGGTGGTGCTCTTGCTGGAGCACTGTGGGGTGCAATCGTTGGTATCTTAAAGGCTTATCGTAACGTAAACGAAGTTATTGCTTCGATTATGTTGAACTATATTGGAATGTATGCCGTAAACTATCTGATTACCAATACTGCATTCGATTCTGTTCACTCACGTACCTTGCCACCTGTAAATGCATATTTACCGGTACTTGGCTTAAACAAGATTTTTCCGAGATCATCGGTTAATATTGGAATTGTGATTGCGATTGTGATGGCAATTTTGATTTACATTATTTTAGAAAAAACAAAGTTTGGATTTGAACTGAAAGCAGTTGGTTATAATCGTCATGCCAGCCGCTATGCAGGTATCAATGAAAAAAAATCGATCATTTTATCAATGACGATTGCAGGTGCACTTGCAGGTCTTGGTGGTGCAGTGATGTACCTCGCAAATGTTGGGAAATACATGGATGTACTTAATGTTCTTCTTACAGAAGGATTTGACGGTATCTCAGTAGCTTTACTTGCTCAAAGTAATCCTATAGGTATTATTCTTTCAGGTCTCTTTATAGCACATATTACGTATGGTGGTAATAATCTTCAATTATTTGGTCTTGAGCCTGAAATTATCTCTGTTATCACCGCTACAATTATTTATGTGAGCGCACTTACAATACTTCTTAAAGGATTTATTGCGAAAGTGACGAAAAATTCCGGAGGTGATAACTGA